In one Streptomyces sp. NBC_00597 genomic region, the following are encoded:
- the thrS gene encoding threonine--tRNA ligase, translating into MSDVRVIIQRDSERDERVVATGTTAAELFASERTIVAARVAGELKDLSYEVKDGETVEPVEISSEDGLNILRHSTAHVMAQAVQELFPEAKLGIGPPVRDGFYYDFDVARPFTPEDLKAVEKKMQEIQKRGQKFARRVVTDEAAREELADEPYKLELIGIKGAASTDDGANVEVGGGELTIYDNLDAKTGELCWKDLCRGPHLPTTRNIPAFKLMRNAAAYWRGSEKNPMLQRIYGTAWPSKEELKAHLDFLAEAEKRDHRKLGNELDLFSIPDEIGSGLAVFHPRGGIIRRTMEDYSRRRHEEEGYEFVYSPHATKGALFEKSGHLDWYAEGMYPPMQLDGGTDYYLKPMNCPMHNLIFDARGRSYRELPLRLFEFGTVYRYEKSGVVHGLTRARGFTQDDAHIYCTREQMAEELDRTLTFVLNLLRDYGLTDFYLELSTKDPEKFVGSDEVWEEATAVLQQVAEKQGLPLTPDPGGAAFYGPKISVQARDAIGRTWQMSTVQLDFNLPERFNLEYTAPDGTRQRPVMIHRALFGSIERFFAVLLEHYAGAMPPWLAPVQAVGIPIGDGHVEYLQEFAAAAKKKGLRVEVDASSDRMQKKIRNHQKLKVPFMIIVGDEDMAAGTVSFRYRDGSQENGIAKDEALAKLAKVVEDRVQV; encoded by the coding sequence GTGTCAGACGTCCGTGTGATCATCCAACGCGATTCCGAGCGGGACGAGCGCGTGGTGGCCACGGGCACTACGGCGGCCGAGCTCTTCGCCAGCGAGCGCACCATCGTCGCCGCGCGCGTCGCGGGCGAGTTGAAGGACCTCTCGTACGAGGTGAAGGACGGCGAGACCGTCGAGCCGGTGGAGATCTCCTCCGAGGACGGCCTGAACATCCTGCGGCACTCGACCGCGCACGTCATGGCGCAGGCCGTGCAGGAGCTCTTCCCCGAGGCCAAGCTCGGCATCGGCCCGCCGGTCCGGGACGGCTTCTACTACGACTTCGACGTGGCCCGGCCCTTCACCCCGGAGGACCTGAAGGCCGTCGAGAAGAAGATGCAGGAGATCCAGAAGCGCGGGCAGAAGTTCGCCCGCCGCGTCGTCACCGACGAGGCCGCCCGCGAGGAGCTCGCCGACGAGCCGTACAAGCTGGAGCTCATCGGCATCAAGGGGGCGGCGTCGACCGACGACGGCGCGAACGTCGAGGTGGGCGGCGGCGAGCTGACCATCTACGACAACCTGGACGCCAAGACCGGCGAGCTGTGCTGGAAGGACCTCTGCCGCGGTCCCCACCTGCCCACCACCCGCAACATCCCGGCGTTCAAGCTGATGCGCAACGCGGCCGCCTACTGGCGCGGCAGCGAGAAGAACCCCATGCTCCAGCGCATCTACGGCACCGCGTGGCCGTCGAAGGAAGAGCTGAAGGCCCACCTCGACTTCCTCGCCGAGGCCGAGAAGCGCGACCACCGCAAGCTCGGCAACGAGCTGGACCTCTTCTCCATCCCGGACGAGATCGGCTCCGGCCTGGCCGTCTTCCACCCGCGCGGCGGCATCATCCGCCGCACCATGGAGGACTACTCGCGCCGCCGGCACGAGGAAGAGGGCTACGAGTTCGTCTACTCCCCGCACGCCACCAAGGGCGCCCTCTTCGAGAAGAGCGGCCACCTGGACTGGTACGCGGAGGGCATGTACCCCCCCATGCAGCTGGACGGTGGTACCGACTACTACCTCAAGCCCATGAACTGCCCGATGCACAACCTGATCTTCGACGCGCGCGGGCGCTCCTACCGTGAGCTGCCGCTGCGCCTGTTCGAGTTCGGCACCGTGTACCGGTACGAGAAGTCGGGCGTCGTGCACGGCCTGACCCGCGCCCGCGGGTTCACCCAGGACGACGCGCACATCTACTGCACCCGTGAGCAGATGGCCGAGGAGCTCGACCGCACCCTCACCTTCGTGCTGAACCTGCTGCGCGACTACGGTCTGACCGACTTCTACCTGGAGCTGTCCACCAAGGACCCCGAGAAGTTCGTCGGCTCGGACGAGGTCTGGGAGGAGGCCACCGCGGTCCTCCAGCAGGTCGCCGAGAAGCAGGGCCTCCCGCTGACCCCCGACCCGGGCGGCGCGGCCTTCTACGGCCCGAAGATCTCCGTGCAGGCGCGCGACGCCATCGGCCGCACCTGGCAGATGTCGACCGTCCAGCTGGACTTCAACCTGCCGGAGCGCTTCAACCTGGAGTACACCGCGCCGGACGGCACCCGCCAGCGCCCGGTCATGATCCACCGCGCACTGTTCGGCTCGATCGAGCGGTTCTTCGCCGTACTGCTGGAGCACTACGCGGGCGCCATGCCGCCGTGGCTGGCCCCGGTCCAGGCGGTCGGCATCCCGATCGGCGACGGGCACGTGGAGTACCTCCAGGAGTTCGCCGCCGCGGCGAAGAAGAAGGGCCTGCGCGTCGAGGTGGACGCCTCTTCCGACCGGATGCAGAAGAAGATCCGCAACCACCAGAAGCTCAAGGTCCCCTTCATGATCATCGTCGGTGACGAGGACATGGCCGCGGGCACCGTCTCCTTCCGCTACCGCGACGGTTCGCAGGAGAACGGCATCGCCAAGGACGAGGCCCTGGCCAAGCTGGCCAAGGTCGTCGAGGACCGCGTCCAGGTCTGA
- a CDS encoding DUF4365 domain-containing protein has translation MALAQPEPGGMLQGRTEPRIEPRTGPLRGTLATTACMETLQVGYLHAVAAAAGCSLSQPFPDNGIDWQVNHGAPEHAVDDEVTIKVQLKATYQIPPRPAGPTFAFTLDNEHLVKLARTPVAVHKILVVMLVPRDRDQWLAAGHDRLDLRHCCYWTNLAGHPVTGRRRTTVRIPTTRIFDDRALCEIMTRVGSGGTP, from the coding sequence ATGGCGCTCGCGCAGCCCGAACCGGGCGGGATGCTGCAAGGGCGGACCGAGCCGCGGATCGAGCCGCGGACCGGACCGCTGCGCGGCACGCTCGCCACCACCGCCTGCATGGAGACCCTCCAGGTGGGATACCTGCACGCAGTCGCCGCCGCGGCCGGCTGCTCGCTCTCCCAGCCCTTTCCGGACAACGGCATCGACTGGCAGGTCAACCACGGCGCGCCCGAGCACGCCGTCGACGACGAGGTCACCATCAAGGTGCAGCTGAAGGCGACCTACCAGATACCGCCCAGACCGGCGGGGCCCACCTTCGCCTTCACCCTCGACAACGAGCACCTGGTGAAGCTGGCCCGCACACCTGTCGCCGTCCACAAGATCCTCGTCGTGATGCTCGTCCCGCGGGACCGTGACCAGTGGCTCGCCGCCGGCCACGACCGGCTCGACCTGCGGCACTGCTGCTACTGGACCAACCTCGCCGGGCACCCCGTGACCGGCCGGCGCCGGACCACCGTACGGATCCCGACGACGCGGATCTTCGACGACCGGGCGCTGTGCGAGATCATGACCCGGGTCGGGTCGGGAGGGACACCCTGA
- a CDS encoding 3'-5' exonuclease — translation MTRWYEGPLAAFDTETTGVDVEQDRIVSAALIVQECAGGRVRSTRWLVNPGIPVPPGATEVHGLTDDHLQRNGRWPAPVVEEIARALGEQQVAGRPVVVMNAPFDLTLLDRELRRHRASTLARYLDNRPLTVLDPRVLDKHLDRYRKGRRTLTDLCAHYGIELEGAHDAAADALASLEVVRAVGRRFAARLERLTPAELHTLQTVWHAAQARGLQAWFARQGTPEAVDPHWPLRPELGAAA, via the coding sequence ATGACGCGCTGGTACGAGGGGCCACTGGCCGCATTCGACACGGAGACGACCGGGGTGGACGTGGAGCAGGACCGGATCGTGTCCGCCGCTCTCATCGTGCAGGAGTGTGCGGGCGGCCGCGTCCGCTCCACCCGCTGGCTGGTCAATCCCGGCATCCCGGTGCCCCCGGGCGCCACGGAAGTGCACGGGCTGACCGACGACCACCTCCAGCGCAACGGGCGCTGGCCGGCGCCGGTCGTGGAGGAGATAGCCCGTGCGCTCGGGGAGCAGCAGGTGGCGGGCCGGCCGGTGGTGGTGATGAACGCGCCGTTCGACCTGACGCTGCTGGACCGGGAGTTGCGCCGGCACCGGGCGTCCACGCTGGCGCGCTATCTGGACAACCGGCCGCTGACGGTGCTGGATCCGCGGGTGCTGGACAAGCACCTGGACCGGTACCGCAAGGGCCGCCGGACGCTGACGGACCTGTGCGCGCACTACGGGATAGAGCTGGAGGGCGCGCATGACGCCGCGGCGGACGCGCTGGCTTCGCTGGAGGTCGTACGGGCGGTGGGGCGCCGGTTCGCGGCGCGGCTGGAGCGGCTGACCCCGGCGGAGCTGCACACGCTCCAGACCGTGTGGCACGCGGCGCAGGCGCGCGGTCTGCAGGCGTGGTTCGCGCGGCAGGGGACGCCGGAGGCGGTGGATCCGCACTGGCCGCTACGGCCGGAGCTGGGGGCGGCGGCGTAG
- a CDS encoding SRPBCC family protein has product MDHSRLDRWNRYRFRSVWDLDAPPARVYCALERTGDYPRWWPQVRAVEQIDGHSGTLHIRSVLPYELRMTATELLRDPRRGLLEAALHGDVEGWARWTVRARRGAGGRGTRVLYEQEVEVCSPLLRRLAVPARPAFRLNHALMMRAGRHALAARLAARPEAV; this is encoded by the coding sequence ATGGACCACAGCCGTCTGGACCGCTGGAACCGCTACCGCTTCCGCAGCGTGTGGGACCTCGACGCCCCGCCCGCGCGCGTCTACTGCGCACTGGAGCGGACCGGCGACTACCCCCGCTGGTGGCCCCAGGTCCGCGCCGTCGAGCAGATCGACGGGCACAGTGGCACCCTGCACATCCGCTCCGTCCTCCCGTACGAGCTCCGCATGACCGCCACCGAACTGCTCCGCGATCCCCGTCGCGGCCTCCTGGAGGCAGCCCTGCACGGCGACGTCGAGGGCTGGGCGCGGTGGACCGTACGGGCCCGCCGGGGAGCCGGCGGGCGCGGGACGCGGGTCTTGTACGAGCAGGAGGTCGAAGTGTGCAGCCCCCTGCTGCGGCGCCTCGCCGTGCCCGCGCGGCCAGCGTTCCGGCTCAACCACGCCCTCATGATGCGTGCCGGCCGGCACGCTCTCGCGGCCCGGCTGGCGGCCCGGCCGGAAGCGGTTTGA
- a CDS encoding SCO7613 C-terminal domain-containing membrane protein yields MAPPPPVPPLPPDRELALIDRELAQLDARRLYLLARRDWLLRLPAPHAWGPVTSAPSAPARAKEASAPGAQNVLLTLGAVLLAVAALAFTLVSWGSLGIAGRGAVLAVVTAAALGAPAVLLRRGLRSTAESVAAVALLLTVLDAYAVYAVTATGVDATAYAAGAAAVLAALWAGYARVLPGLVVPLPAAVLTAQLPLPLAAVASGAGPVGVGWAVLATAALDASLVLLVPGVRARVSASAPAAVSAAVLASGALLTGLAQMVSAGSAAAAAGPALLVAGCAALGVAVAWREPSATAAAVVGGLAGVAALGGPARPELSRDWTVVAVLLLALPLLAAVRATALPVAVRRGLARAGAGVAALASLSALAAALGSLGLRVGVLGEVWAATPPPRETDGAGPAAMVTLLVAAGAAGWLARVLPRPEPGVIAVVLGWAGLFSAPLVCGLPVAAVLAAQLVATAAAGVCALGIGRGPRYAAAVCATVGALNVSVAALDGRTATFVVFALLGAGCAAGAAHKGGALPVRAGAAALAVVYAAGVAAALGALWGLAVSWWALPLLAVPAAVATAGPRLGRVRLSTEVAAAVVGAVALLLAAREPALAALVCALAGVVCAGAAVRAERRGLGWAAGVLFVAATWIRLSASGVQVPEAYTLPVTAAALAVGFLRRRRDARASSWAAYGPGLGATLLPSLIAAWGDAHWLRPLLLGLAALAVTLLGAHRRLQAPLLLGGAALAAVAVHELAPYVVQVVDALPRWLPPALAGLLLLVVGATYEKRLRDARRLRAALGRLG; encoded by the coding sequence ATGGCACCTCCACCACCCGTCCCGCCCCTCCCGCCCGACCGCGAGCTGGCGCTCATCGACCGGGAACTGGCTCAACTCGACGCCCGACGCCTGTACTTGCTGGCGCGGCGGGACTGGCTGCTGCGGCTGCCGGCGCCGCACGCCTGGGGTCCCGTCACGTCGGCTCCCAGCGCTCCCGCCCGCGCGAAGGAGGCTTCGGCCCCGGGTGCGCAGAACGTGCTGCTGACGCTGGGCGCGGTGCTGCTCGCGGTGGCCGCGCTAGCGTTCACGCTGGTCAGCTGGGGGTCCCTGGGGATCGCCGGGCGCGGCGCGGTGCTGGCCGTGGTGACGGCGGCCGCTCTGGGCGCTCCGGCGGTACTGCTGCGCCGCGGGCTGCGGTCGACGGCCGAGTCGGTGGCGGCGGTGGCGCTGCTGCTGACGGTGCTGGACGCGTACGCGGTGTACGCGGTCACCGCGACGGGGGTCGACGCCACCGCGTACGCGGCGGGTGCGGCGGCCGTGCTGGCGGCACTGTGGGCGGGGTACGCCCGCGTGCTGCCGGGGCTGGTGGTCCCGCTGCCGGCGGCGGTGCTGACGGCGCAGCTTCCGCTGCCGCTGGCGGCGGTGGCCTCGGGGGCGGGTCCGGTGGGGGTCGGCTGGGCGGTGCTGGCGACGGCGGCGCTGGACGCGTCGCTCGTGCTGCTGGTGCCCGGGGTCCGCGCGCGGGTGTCGGCGTCCGCACCGGCGGCGGTGAGCGCGGCCGTCCTGGCGTCGGGGGCGCTCCTGACGGGTCTGGCGCAGATGGTGTCGGCCGGTTCGGCGGCCGCCGCGGCCGGTCCGGCACTGCTGGTGGCGGGCTGTGCGGCGCTGGGCGTCGCAGTGGCCTGGCGGGAGCCTTCGGCGACGGCTGCCGCTGTCGTCGGTGGCCTCGCCGGGGTGGCGGCCCTCGGCGGCCCGGCCCGGCCCGAGCTGTCGCGGGACTGGACCGTGGTGGCGGTCCTGCTGCTCGCGCTGCCGCTGCTGGCGGCGGTACGGGCGACCGCGCTCCCGGTGGCGGTCCGCCGCGGTCTGGCACGGGCCGGGGCGGGGGTGGCCGCACTGGCGTCGCTGTCGGCACTGGCGGCCGCGCTCGGCTCGCTGGGGCTGCGGGTCGGAGTGCTGGGTGAGGTGTGGGCGGCGACGCCCCCGCCCCGCGAGACGGACGGGGCGGGTCCGGCGGCGATGGTGACGCTGTTGGTCGCGGCGGGGGCCGCCGGGTGGCTGGCCCGGGTGCTGCCGCGGCCGGAGCCGGGGGTGATCGCGGTGGTGCTCGGCTGGGCGGGGCTGTTCTCGGCGCCGCTCGTGTGCGGGCTGCCGGTGGCGGCAGTGCTTGCGGCCCAGCTGGTGGCGACGGCGGCGGCCGGGGTGTGTGCGCTGGGCATCGGCCGCGGCCCGAGGTACGCGGCCGCGGTGTGCGCCACGGTGGGGGCACTGAACGTGTCGGTGGCCGCGCTGGACGGTCGTACGGCCACGTTCGTGGTGTTCGCCCTGCTGGGTGCGGGCTGCGCGGCGGGTGCGGCGCACAAGGGCGGCGCGCTGCCCGTGCGGGCCGGCGCGGCAGCGCTGGCCGTCGTGTACGCGGCGGGCGTGGCGGCGGCCCTGGGGGCGCTGTGGGGGCTCGCGGTGTCCTGGTGGGCCCTGCCGCTCCTGGCGGTCCCGGCGGCGGTGGCGACGGCCGGGCCGCGCCTGGGACGGGTGCGGCTGTCGACGGAGGTCGCGGCGGCCGTGGTCGGCGCGGTGGCGCTGCTCCTCGCGGCCCGGGAGCCGGCACTGGCGGCGCTGGTGTGCGCGCTGGCCGGGGTGGTCTGCGCGGGCGCGGCGGTACGGGCGGAGCGGCGCGGGCTCGGCTGGGCGGCCGGCGTCCTGTTCGTGGCGGCGACGTGGATCCGGCTGTCGGCCTCGGGGGTGCAGGTGCCGGAGGCGTACACGCTGCCGGTGACGGCGGCGGCGCTCGCGGTGGGCTTCCTGCGCCGCCGCCGGGACGCGCGGGCCTCGTCCTGGGCCGCGTACGGGCCGGGGCTGGGCGCGACGCTGCTGCCGAGCCTGATCGCGGCCTGGGGCGACGCGCACTGGCTGCGGCCGCTGCTGCTGGGGCTGGCGGCGCTGGCGGTGACCCTGCTGGGCGCGCACCGCAGGCTCCAGGCGCCGCTGCTGCTCGGCGGCGCCGCCCTGGCGGCGGTGGCCGTGCACGAGCTGGCCCCGTACGTGGTCCAGGTCGTCGACGCGCTGCCGCGCTGGCTGCCGCCGGCACTGGCGGGACTGCTGCTCCTGGTGGTGGGGGCGACGTACGAGAAGCGGCTGCGGGACGCGCGGCGGCTGCGGGCGGCCCTCGGCCGGCTCGGCTGA
- a CDS encoding TIGR02611 family protein produces MNTGSDRGTQESAAESAADGTTEHTTEAAPHVSKAPAFIKSRRTLHLSWQVGVFVVGLAVIGAGVAMLVLPGPGWVAIFAGLAIWATEFAWASLALRWTKRKVTEAAQKALDPKVRRRNIILTSVGLVIAGALIGFYLWKYGLTMPWDLKDQ; encoded by the coding sequence ATGAATACGGGGAGTGACCGCGGGACCCAAGAGTCCGCAGCAGAGTCCGCAGCCGACGGCACGACCGAGCACACCACGGAAGCAGCGCCGCACGTATCGAAGGCTCCCGCCTTCATCAAGTCGCGCCGCACCCTGCACCTGAGCTGGCAGGTCGGCGTCTTCGTCGTCGGCCTCGCCGTCATCGGCGCCGGCGTAGCCATGCTCGTCCTGCCCGGCCCCGGCTGGGTCGCGATCTTCGCGGGCCTGGCGATCTGGGCCACGGAGTTCGCCTGGGCGTCGCTCGCGCTGCGCTGGACCAAGCGGAAGGTCACGGAGGCGGCGCAGAAGGCGCTGGACCCGAAGGTCCGCCGCCGCAACATCATCCTGACCAGCGTCGGGCTCGTGATCGCCGGCGCGCTGATCGGCTTCTACCTGTGGAAGTACGGCCTGACGATGCCCTGGGACCTCAAGGACCAGTGA
- a CDS encoding SsgA family sporulation/cell division regulator: MNTTVSCELHLRLVVSSESSLPVPAGLRYDTADPYAVHATFHTGAEETVEWVFARDLLAEGLHRPTGTGDVRVWPSRSHGQGVVCIALSSPEGEALLEAPARALESFLKRTDAAVPPGTEHRHFDLDKELSHILAES; encoded by the coding sequence ATGAACACCACGGTCAGCTGCGAGCTGCACCTGCGCCTCGTTGTGTCGAGCGAGTCCTCACTGCCTGTTCCGGCGGGCCTGCGGTATGACACGGCCGATCCCTACGCCGTGCACGCCACCTTCCACACCGGCGCCGAGGAGACGGTCGAGTGGGTTTTCGCCCGAGACCTCCTCGCTGAGGGCCTCCACCGGCCCACCGGAACCGGAGACGTCCGCGTCTGGCCGTCCCGCAGCCACGGTCAGGGCGTCGTCTGCATCGCCCTGAGCTCACCGGAGGGAGAAGCACTGCTCGAAGCACCCGCCCGCGCACTCGAATCGTTCCTCAAGCGGACGGACGCCGCGGTTCCACCCGGGACCGAACACCGGCACTTCGACCTCGACAAGGAGCTCTCCCACATCCTGGCCGAAAGCTGA
- a CDS encoding CGNR zinc finger domain-containing protein codes for MQIPHDTRRALDVVVALVNTTAEAEQPDGLADIGSLREFVREYEISDVGDLGARDLAGVRTVRGKFAQVFGAPNPRTAAGLINELVATAGTTPQLTDHDGYDWHVHYFAPGASLGDHLAADGGMALAFIVVSGEQERLRRCEAPDCRRAFVDLSRNRSRRYCDSRTCGNRLHVAAYRARRKEADAGSSEQEQVVHGGQQQQGADHP; via the coding sequence GTGCAGATTCCCCACGACACCCGTCGCGCGCTCGACGTCGTCGTCGCGCTGGTGAACACCACGGCGGAGGCGGAGCAGCCCGACGGACTGGCCGACATCGGCTCGCTGCGCGAATTCGTACGCGAGTACGAGATCAGCGACGTGGGCGACCTAGGCGCCCGCGACCTCGCCGGGGTGCGCACCGTCCGCGGCAAGTTCGCCCAGGTCTTCGGTGCGCCCAACCCGCGGACCGCGGCCGGGCTGATCAACGAGCTGGTGGCGACCGCCGGCACCACCCCGCAGCTGACCGACCACGACGGCTACGACTGGCACGTGCACTACTTCGCGCCGGGCGCCTCGCTGGGCGACCACCTCGCGGCCGACGGCGGCATGGCTCTGGCCTTCATCGTGGTCTCCGGCGAACAGGAGCGGCTGCGCCGCTGCGAGGCCCCCGACTGCCGGCGGGCCTTCGTGGACCTGTCCCGCAACCGCTCGCGCCGCTACTGCGACAGCCGGACCTGCGGGAACCGGCTGCACGTGGCGGCGTACCGGGCCCGGCGCAAGGAGGCCGACGCGGGATCGTCAGAGCAGGAACAGGTCGTGCACGGCGGCCAGCAGCAGCAGGGTGCCGATCACCCCTAG
- a CDS encoding DsbA family protein produces MTDSVILDVWCELQCPDCHRALDDVRALRARYGDRLDIRLRHFPLDKHKHAFAAAQAAEEAAEQGRAWPYVEAVLARTAELGERGEAVLLDVARELGLDVEELDTAMIDGRHILIVDADQAEGKAIGVTGTPTYVIDGERLDGGKSQEGLRARIEEIADRLLAADNG; encoded by the coding sequence ATGACCGATTCCGTGATCCTCGACGTCTGGTGCGAACTCCAGTGCCCGGACTGCCACCGCGCCCTGGACGACGTACGCGCCCTGCGGGCCCGCTACGGCGACCGCCTGGACATCCGGCTGCGCCACTTCCCCCTGGACAAGCACAAGCACGCCTTCGCGGCGGCGCAGGCGGCCGAGGAGGCCGCGGAGCAGGGCCGGGCGTGGCCGTACGTGGAGGCCGTCCTCGCCCGCACCGCGGAGCTCGGCGAGCGCGGGGAGGCCGTACTCCTGGACGTGGCACGTGAACTCGGCCTCGACGTCGAGGAGCTCGACACCGCCATGATCGACGGCCGGCACATCCTGATCGTCGACGCCGACCAGGCCGAGGGCAAGGCCATCGGCGTCACCGGCACCCCGACGTACGTGATCGACGGCGAACGTCTCGACGGCGGCAAGAGCCAGGAGGGCCTGCGCGCCCGCATCGAGGAGATCGCGGACCGCCTGCTCGCCGCCGACAACGGCTAG
- a CDS encoding GNAT family N-acetyltransferase has protein sequence MTTTLRPSGPLQQSTGGARSRPYEIRVNSRRVGALLVACDTPFGPTVGEIRDLAVDEPDRRRGRATVGALAAEEVLRGWGCRRVRASVPAASAGGLRMAQALGYTEYSRNMAKDLPAEPPELREGVVGRPMTEAEYEVWIVEAIDGYAADWTSRGLSEEAARAKSVADHERQLPHGLATEGATLCVLEVGGAPVGHVWVAPSGEGAYVFDVAVAEEHRGRGYGRDLMLLAERAALAGGHRVLGLHVFAGNTPALRLYESLGYRTTDVNYAKDLL, from the coding sequence ATGACCACCACCCTGCGGCCGAGCGGGCCGCTTCAGCAGAGCACCGGGGGCGCGCGGTCGCGCCCGTACGAGATCCGGGTCAACAGCAGGCGCGTCGGTGCGCTGCTGGTCGCCTGCGACACGCCCTTCGGGCCGACCGTCGGCGAGATCCGCGACCTCGCCGTCGACGAGCCCGACCGGCGGCGCGGCCGCGCCACGGTCGGGGCGCTCGCCGCCGAGGAGGTGCTGCGCGGTTGGGGCTGCCGCCGCGTCCGGGCCTCCGTACCCGCCGCGTCGGCGGGCGGACTGCGGATGGCGCAGGCGCTCGGGTACACCGAGTACAGCCGCAACATGGCCAAGGACCTCCCCGCGGAGCCGCCCGAGCTCCGCGAAGGGGTCGTCGGCCGGCCCATGACGGAGGCCGAGTACGAGGTCTGGATCGTCGAGGCGATCGACGGCTACGCGGCGGACTGGACCAGCCGCGGCCTGTCCGAGGAAGCGGCGCGGGCCAAGTCGGTGGCCGACCACGAGCGCCAGCTGCCGCACGGCCTGGCCACCGAGGGCGCCACCCTGTGCGTCCTGGAGGTGGGGGGCGCGCCCGTCGGCCACGTCTGGGTGGCGCCTTCCGGGGAGGGCGCGTACGTCTTCGACGTCGCGGTCGCCGAGGAGCACCGCGGCCGGGGGTACGGACGGGACCTGATGCTGCTCGCCGAACGGGCGGCCCTCGCCGGCGGACACCGCGTCCTCGGGCTCCACGTCTTCGCAGGCAACACCCCGGCTCTGCGGTTGTACGAATCCCTCGGCTACCGGACGACCGACGTCAACTACGCCAAGGACCTCCTCTAG
- a CDS encoding aminodeoxychorismate lyase, which yields MRIWLDGALRDADGARVSVFDHGLTVGDGVFETLKAERGTAFALTRHLDRLTRSARGLGLPDPDQDEVRRACAAVLEAHPMPLGRLRITYTGGISPLGSDRGDNGPTLVVAVGETTRRPDTTAVITVPWVRNERSAVAGLKTTSYAENVVALAAAAREGASEALFANTVGRLCEGTGSNVFVVLDGELHTPPVASGCLAGITRALVVEWAGAKETDLPFEVLAQAEEIFLTSTLRDVQAVHRVDGRTTAAAPGPVTAEAMRIFDARAGDDLDP from the coding sequence GTGAGGATCTGGCTCGACGGAGCGCTGCGGGACGCCGACGGCGCACGGGTGTCCGTGTTCGACCACGGACTGACCGTGGGCGACGGCGTGTTCGAGACACTGAAGGCGGAGCGCGGTACGGCCTTCGCGCTCACCCGCCACCTGGACCGGCTGACCCGCTCGGCCCGCGGCCTCGGACTGCCCGACCCCGACCAGGACGAGGTGCGCCGGGCCTGCGCGGCCGTCCTGGAGGCCCATCCGATGCCGCTCGGCCGGCTGCGCATCACGTACACGGGCGGCATCTCCCCGCTCGGCTCCGACCGCGGGGACAACGGCCCCACCCTGGTCGTGGCCGTCGGCGAGACCACCCGCCGCCCGGACACGACCGCCGTGATCACCGTGCCCTGGGTCCGCAACGAGCGCTCCGCCGTGGCCGGACTGAAGACCACCTCGTACGCAGAGAACGTCGTCGCGCTGGCCGCCGCGGCCCGGGAAGGGGCCTCCGAGGCCCTGTTCGCCAACACCGTCGGGCGGCTGTGCGAGGGCACCGGCTCCAACGTCTTCGTCGTCCTCGACGGAGAGCTGCACACCCCGCCCGTCGCCTCGGGCTGCCTCGCCGGAATCACCCGGGCCCTCGTCGTGGAGTGGGCCGGGGCCAAGGAGACCGACCTGCCCTTCGAGGTGCTGGCGCAGGCCGAGGAGATCTTCCTGACCTCCACGCTCCGCGACGTGCAGGCCGTCCACCGGGTCGACGGGCGCACGACGGCGGCCGCGCCGGGGCCGGTCACGGCCGAGGCGATGCGGATCTTCGACGCGCGCGCAGGCGACGACCTGGACCCGTGA